A portion of the Rhodanobacter sp. AS-Z3 genome contains these proteins:
- a CDS encoding LacI family DNA-binding transcriptional regulator, whose product MAKATSIDIAHLTGVSQATVSRALRGSPLVNEETRRRIQAAADQLNYKVDKNASNLRKMHTGTLALLFFEDPTADESHINPFFLSMLGSITRACALQGYDLLISFQQFSHDWHADFADSKKADGLILLGYGDYLAYTDKLEKLVAQGTRFVRWGAVLPDQPGVSIGCDNFAGGLAVAEHLLERGCRRIAFLGDASSHYPEFFGRYRGYVQALEAAGVEVDPALQQNAESTEHSGYEAMRGLILNETGFDAVFAASDLIAIGAMRALSDHGLRVPQDVALVGFDDIATASFVNPPLTTVLQDTRQAGEVLVDSLLGLIRGEPVDSEVLPVKLMVRRSSLR is encoded by the coding sequence ATGGCAAAGGCGACCTCCATCGATATTGCCCACCTGACCGGGGTATCCCAGGCCACGGTGTCACGTGCGCTGCGCGGCAGCCCCCTGGTCAATGAGGAAACCCGGCGGCGCATTCAGGCTGCCGCCGACCAGCTCAACTACAAGGTCGACAAGAACGCGTCGAACCTGCGCAAGATGCATACCGGCACGTTGGCGCTGTTGTTCTTCGAAGACCCCACCGCCGACGAGTCACACATCAATCCGTTCTTCCTGTCGATGCTTGGCTCGATCACCCGCGCCTGCGCGCTGCAGGGCTACGACCTGCTGATTTCCTTCCAGCAGTTCTCGCATGACTGGCATGCCGATTTCGCCGACAGCAAAAAAGCCGATGGGTTGATCCTGCTGGGTTACGGCGACTACCTGGCCTATACCGACAAGCTGGAAAAGTTGGTCGCCCAGGGCACCCGTTTCGTACGCTGGGGCGCGGTGCTGCCGGATCAACCCGGCGTGTCGATCGGTTGCGACAATTTCGCCGGTGGTCTGGCGGTTGCCGAGCATCTGCTCGAACGCGGCTGTCGCCGGATTGCCTTCCTTGGTGACGCCTCCAGTCATTACCCGGAATTCTTCGGTCGCTATCGCGGTTATGTGCAGGCACTGGAAGCGGCCGGTGTCGAGGTCGACCCCGCCCTGCAGCAGAACGCGGAAAGCACCGAACACTCCGGCTACGAGGCCATGCGTGGCCTGATTCTCAACGAAACCGGTTTCGATGCGGTGTTCGCCGCCAGCGACCTGATCGCGATTGGCGCCATGCGCGCGCTCAGTGATCACGGCCTGCGCGTGCCGCAAGACGTGGCGCTGGTCGGCTTCGACGATATTGCCACTGCCAGCTTCGTCAATCCGCCGCTGACCACCGTGCTGCAGGACACCCGCCAGGCCGGCGAAGTGCTGGTCGATAGCCTGCTCGGACTGATTCGCGGCGAGCCGGTGGATAGCGAAGTGCTGCCGGTAAAGCTGATGGTGCGCCGCTCCAGCCTGCGCTGA